The following DNA comes from Halostagnicola kamekurae.
GAACGGTGGTGTTGAACGCCCCCTTCGGACACACGACCAACGAAACGCTCGGGCGGATGCTCTCCTCGCTGCTCGGCCAGCAGAGCGGCTCGAGCGTCGGCCTCGAAACCGACCCTTACCGAATCGAACTCGAACTCCCGGGCTCGGTCGCGACCAGCGACGTGATCGACGTTCTCGAGGAGACCGATCCTGACCACGTCGAGTCGATACTCGAACTGGGACTCAAGCGCTCGGACGCGCTCGCGTTCAGGCTCTCGCAGGTCTCGGCGAAGTTCGGCGCGCTCAAGCGCTGGCAGGGATCGGGCCGCATCTCGAACGACCGCCTGCTCTCCGCGCTCGAGGACACGCCGATGTACGAGGAGGCGATTCGGGAGGTGTTCCACGAGGACCTCGACGTGGGCCGGGCGAGCCGAGTGCTCGAGGCGATCCAGTCGGGCGCGCTCGAGGTGGTCACGACTCGCGGTCGAACGCCCGTCGGCCTCGGCGGTCGCTCCTCGGGCAAGGAACTGCTCGCCCCCGAAAACGCGGACGCGAGCGTCATCAACACGGTCCGCGAACGGATTCAGGACGATCGCATCATCTTGCTCTGTACCCACTGCACGGAGTGGAAGGTCAAAACGAAGGTCGGACGCGTGCGAGACCAACCGGAGTGTCCCGAGTGTGGCTCCACTCGCATCGCGGCGCTGAATCCGTGGGCCGAGGAGGTCGTCGACGCGGTTCGAGCAGCCGAGAAAGACGACGAACAGGAGTCGATGACCGAACGAGCCTACCGGAGTGCGAGCCTCGTCCAGAGCCACGGGAAGCAGGCCGTGATCGCGATGGCCGCTCGAGGCGTCGGGCCCCACAACGCGGCCCAGATCATCAACAAACTCCGGGAGAACGAAGACGAGTTCTATCGGGATATCCTCTCGAAGGAGCGCCAGTACGCTCGGACGCAGGCGTTCTGGGATTGAAATATTGTGCTCTGTTGAAATCCTCAGAGAGTTACAAGTTCGCCTAGTAGTCTGACCGGATGGAAGCTCCCGAAGCCACGGTTACTCCGGTTCGTTGAGCAAGCGATGCACTTGGCTCGGTGAGCTGTCGCTCCTTACTCCTCGAAGTTCTCGAAACGGCGGTACACACTTCATCAACACATCGTCCGTCGCTGTCTCAAAATTCGGAAGAATACGGCGTACCGGACGCTTCTCGACGAACGTATCGAGATGCCCCGGATTCGGAGAGCAATTGAAGTTGATATCCCCAGCCACCCGGGGCTTCATTGCCCCCGCAGCGGTCAGTAGCCCCAATGTCTCTCAGAAATATAGGAGTCGCAAGGTTGAAAACTCGCTAGGAGTAGGTACCGATGAAATGATCCCAGAGTCGCAACAGCACAGCACGGCGGACAGATTGTTCACTTGAACTCATGAGTCTAGTACACGAGGCTCTAGAGGGGACAGATTCAGCGATATTTTTCGGATCACTGTCTATCCTCCTTGTCATCGCAGCAGTCATTATCGCATGGCCAAAAGCGACGGCCTCGCACCTAGCGACCGTTAATACCGCCGTCGTATCGAATGTTAGTTGGCTCTTCCTCTGGCTCGTCTTCCTTTCGTTTTGTTTCTTGATGTATATCTTGCTTGGACCGTGGGGGAACATCAAGTTGGGCAGTCCAGATGAAGAGCCCGGTCTCTCATATACCGGATACCTCGTGATGATCTTCACTGCAGGCCTGTCCTCTGGCGGTCTTGAGTACTGGGGACCAGTGGAGCCACTGGTCCATTATCAATCTCCACCTCCATTATTCGGATCCAGTGTCGGTACATGGGCTGGAATGACGAATGCACTCCAATACGCGATCTTCCACTACGGGACCTCAGCATGGTCCGTGTATTTGGTGTTCGGCATTGCCGTCTCCTACTTTGCATATCGTAAAGACATGCCGTTTCGGCCCGCAGTCATCCTCGCCCCATTTGTCGGCACAGACAATGTCGATGGATGGCTCGGCAAAACAGTCGATACGCTTGCCGTGGTCGTTTCGGTGAGTGGAATCACGATCTCGTTCGGACTCGGCGTCAATCAGTTCTTGGCTGGCCTGTCGTACAACTGGGGAGTCCAAGTTGGGACACTCGGCGAAGTGCTGTTTATCCTCCTCATAACAGTGGTATTCCTGCTATCGGTTACCGCCGGAATACAGGAAGGAATCAAGCGGTTTGCAAATCTGAACGTGATCGTCCTCTTGGTGCTCATCACAGTAGCACTGGTGTTCGGTCCATTGTCATTTCTTCTCAACCTCGGAGCGCAGGCAATCAAAGGATACATGACTGATTTCGTCGGCATGAGTCTGTACTTCACACCGGCTGCCACCAGTTGGTATGGATCGTGGACAGTGTTCTTCTGGGCGTGGTGGCTCACGTTCGCGCCCATGGTCGGCGTGTTCATGGCGCGAATCTCCCGTGGGCGAACTCTTCGACAACTCGTGTTCGCCGGGATGCTTGGCTCGTTCGGGCTCACCGTACCGTGGTACGTCGCAACCGGCGGGTCGGCACTCTGGTTACAAACCACTGGCCAGGCTGATCTGCTAGGTGTATACTCCGAAGTTGGCCTAGCTGGTGTGAGCTTTGCCCTGTTCGAGCAGTTGCTTCCATTTGCTAACCTGTTTTCTGCGATCCTATTGCTCCTCGTGTTGAGCTTCCTCATAACTACCCTCGATTCGGCGACATTTAGCTTCTCTATGATCGCCAACAAAGGCGAGCCGTCGCCCTCAACTCTCAACCGGATCACATGGGGTATAGTGCTGGCAGCCCTGACGATCGCACTCAGTCTTGCTGGCGGCATTTCGGTGCTCCGCTCATTTACTGTCCTTGCCGGGATCCCCGCTGCCGGGTTATGTCTGATTGCTTTAGTTGGGATGATCATTCAACTCGAACGCCACGCCCCAGTTCTATTGGAAGGGACAGACGATATTAATGACAGAATAATGTCGAGTGTTCGGAGTAGATTGCCCAATCGGTTAACAGAGAGACGGCCAACGGATGATTAGAATAGTGGCAGATTAATTAAACTATAGGCGCTCACCCGTAGCACATTGTTGATTTCACAGTGTGGCTCGAACAGCGTGTCTGAGAGCGTCTCGTCCGGGTTTCCGAATCAACTCCCGACGTAGCTGGAACGCTCTGAGATACTGTGTCAACTTGTCTTTGGAGATTCCTCGGTGGGGCGAGAGCCACCGTCGCACCTGCGACGCGTGGCTCTCGCAAGTGTTGGCGTGCACTTCGTCATCGTCGATTCGTCCGCGGCTTTCGCCGGGATCACGTACCGCTGTCCGCTGCCACAGTCGGCGATGATGAAAACCGGTGGCTTATCGCCGCTATACGAACCACCCCTACGCGTTGACAAGCCACGCGAGCGCGACTCCTGGTCGCGCTCGCGGACCCTCTTCCCGGCAGAGACGTACACTTCGTCGATTTCGACCGGACCGACCAGATCGAGGGAAGGCGCATCGAGCGCTTCGCCAGGGCGCTCGATGCGCCGGTGCATGGTCTTGTGTGTTACCTCGATTTCGCACTGTAGTTGTCGGAGACTCGTGTTAAACCGGAGGAACGCGTAAATTACAACTACCGACGAAGAGCAATCTTCGAATGAGCAAAGATTGTGCCGGTCTTGTCGTTGAACGTTCGGTCGCAATTCTTACAGAGATCCGTTGAAGCTCTCTGTAGCTGTCGTTTCTGACCGTCCGGTCAGAAGGCAGCGAGGACAGGGAACACCGTCACGCCAGCGAACCTGCTCCAACAGGTCCGCTGCGACCGATTCCGACCCAAACACATCTAGTGGAATCATTCGTGTCGGGCACCGTTGACGCGGTGTCATTGTCCTCTTCGAATCCGCAGCTAGTGCTCTGCAGTATCAACAATCTCCTACGCGAGAGCGAAGCATCGAAGCAATAGGATTCCAACAGGGCCAAATATTGGTAAATACAGGGAGTAAACCTATCAATGAACGTTAGTTGAGGGTTCTTAGCCGTGTATCTCGAACTTCTGTATATGTCCCTAACCGCGACTGAGACGGTGTCAGTATCGGCAACACAGTGGTTACATGGGTTGTGGGAATATTATCGGGAATATACTCACACCGCAGTCCATGCGGCTTCAGCGGCGGCGCTCACCGCATTTGGACTACTCATATTCGTCAATCGACTCTTTGTGGTACTGGCGATTGCCGCGTACATCTGTCCGCCTGTCATCCTCTATAGCATCAGTTCTGACATTGGGAGGCCGTCAGACTCGTCGACAGCGCCACCTGTACAGGCAGACTCTGGGACAAACTCAGATACCGATTCCGACACTGACTCGGATGGCGACGATGGGGATACCGATTCCGATAGTGACGACGGAGACACTGATACGGATGGCTCTGACGCAGACGCTGACGGTGCCGATGCTGACGCCGATTCTGATGGATGACCGTCCTGTGCCCTCTCCGTGCCACTACTGACAACGCTCTTCATCGGCGCTCGAGGCGGGTACCCCGACCCTTGAGGCCGGGTTGTTGACTGGCAGATATGATCTATATTGTGCGTGTGTTCACGGTAAAACACATCTGAAGAATAGGGTCTCAACAGAGCCCAGACGTCCCTTTAACAACGTGAGTGGGTCCGACGACACGATCTCGCGATAACCCTATCCAGCACAAGTTCGGCATGTAGAAACCTACAAACCACTAGTTTGTATATACTAAACTAGAGTGACAATTCCTGTCAGGTGGAATCGATGCAGTATATATCATATGATTGACTGTAGGTGAATACACGAGCACGTGAGTCGTCGTGAACCCGTACTCGCACTCGATTAGCCCGGTTCGTGGGTCGTGTGAATGTGGCAAGTTGGCTCTGTTAAAACCCTCAGCAAGTGATATATTATGACCCAGTCGCGGTCAGTACAGGTGGTGTAGATAGCACGGGGAAACAATTGGAAGAAATGTCATGAGTCATATCTACCACCGAAACAGTCATTGGTGGATGTTTTCTATTTACGATATGGTTAGGCTGAAAATCGCGCTCGCCGCCGCCTTTTTTGCGGCTGTTAGTGTAGCAATCACTCAATTAATAGAACTAACTTTCATCGAATCTACTGTGGCGAACGCAGCGATAGAGGGTCTTTTCGTGGGTGTAGTCGTCTATTTTGCTCTCAAAATTCTCGAACGTTCTGTGGATTCACAGTAGTTCAACTTAGAATAGAGGGGCACGGGCTGCTCATACACCTACACAGTAGCTGTTTCACTCCAAATCAGCTGATGAGATGGCCTAAATGTAGAGAGTGCTTCTGGTAAGTCCGCACCTGTACTTACCGATTCAGCCGTTACAGTTTCAAAAAATTTCTGAATGAAAAACCGCGCTAACAACAAGTATTAGAACTCGTCACTGAGTCGGCGTTAATACTCCTCGTTGAGTTCCGTTGTCTTCTGTTCGAGCGAAGTCCCGAATTCACCCATATGGTCGTCGAACTCGGATTCCAGTTTCCGAATCTCCTTCCGAATACGAGCTAAGTCAGTACGCTCCAACTCATCTGTGACGATCTGACCCTTTGAGTCAGCGGATGGCGCTTATGCCCGCCACCGCTCGTATAATCCGGATCTTCTGAAATCAATCCTAATCCCTGAGCGTCTTCAATCCGGTCTTGGATCGTCGCAGAACTAACTGCCAGTGTTTCTCGAACACAACAAACCGCTTTGAACCGTCCTGTAACTCCTCTAAAAGCCTAACTCCCCCCTTTTTCGACAAGAAGTCCACAATCCGTTCTACTTCCGCGTCATCAAACCCATCCGGTGATCCAGTGCGTGACTCCGGAATACGTCCGGTAAGGACGCTCGCTCGCTGGTTCAAGTCATCGGCTATCTTCGGGTCGTGGAACGAGGTTGCTGTTCGTCCGGAACACGTTCTCGGGATCGTACTTCGTCTTCAGGTCGACCAGTCGCTCGTAGTTGTCTCCGTAGAGCGATTTCGCGGGGTTCTCGTTCAGACCCGGGAAGTTCCCGTAGTTGCCCGTCCCGACCGACAGTTCCCTCGCTTCGGCGATTCCGTTCCGACCCCAGGCGACGTTCGCGTCGTCGTCTTCGGGCTCGTCCCAGTTCGCCTCGAAGGTGAGCATGTAGGGCTTGTCCCGATGCCAGAACGCGGTCGCAGCTTGGGGCACGTCTTCGACCGCCCCGCCGAGGTGCCAGAGGTCGACCGTCGAGAGGTCCGAGGGTGCCGACTCGAGGTAGCGATCCATGATATCGACCACCTCGTCGGTGACGTCGGTGAGGAAGATCGACTTCCAGTAGTACCTGAGCCCGTCTGGGTAGTCCTCGTCGAGCATCGACTGTAAGTCGACGTACTCCGTCGGCCCGCTGAAGTCCGCGATCGGCGTCGCGCTCGTCCGGAGCGGATCGAAGACCTCCTCGGCGTCCTCGAGGTCGCCGCGGTACGACCCAAGCATCGCCACGGCGGCGGCTCCTCGAGCGTCCGCGGGGAACTCCTCGATATCGGGCACGTGAGCGGTGAAGACGAGAACCCCCGCGTCTTCGGGGGCGGTTGCGGTCCACTCGAGGTATCGCTCCGTCACCGCCTCGATATCGCCCTCGTCGAACCACACGAAAAACGCGTACACCTCGGGACCGACGTCGTGGAGGTCGTATTCGAACGACGTGACGATACCGAAGTTCCCGCCGCCGCCGCGGACCACCCAGAAGAGATCCGCGTTTTCGTCGGCGCTCGCGGTGTGAACGCGCCCGTCGGCCGTCACGATTTCGACGCTTCGCAGGTTGTCTACCGAGAGTCCGTACTGCCGGGTCAGGTGACCGTACCCGCCGTTGAGCGTCAGCCCCGCGATCCCCGT
Coding sequences within:
- a CDS encoding BCCT family transporter, whose protein sequence is MSLVHEALEGTDSAIFFGSLSILLVIAAVIIAWPKATASHLATVNTAVVSNVSWLFLWLVFLSFCFLMYILLGPWGNIKLGSPDEEPGLSYTGYLVMIFTAGLSSGGLEYWGPVEPLVHYQSPPPLFGSSVGTWAGMTNALQYAIFHYGTSAWSVYLVFGIAVSYFAYRKDMPFRPAVILAPFVGTDNVDGWLGKTVDTLAVVVSVSGITISFGLGVNQFLAGLSYNWGVQVGTLGEVLFILLITVVFLLSVTAGIQEGIKRFANLNVIVLLVLITVALVFGPLSFLLNLGAQAIKGYMTDFVGMSLYFTPAATSWYGSWTVFFWAWWLTFAPMVGVFMARISRGRTLRQLVFAGMLGSFGLTVPWYVATGGSALWLQTTGQADLLGVYSEVGLAGVSFALFEQLLPFANLFSAILLLLVLSFLITTLDSATFSFSMIANKGEPSPSTLNRITWGIVLAALTIALSLAGGISVLRSFTVLAGIPAAGLCLIALVGMIIQLERHAPVLLEGTDDINDRIMSSVRSRLPNRLTERRPTDD
- a CDS encoding FAD-binding oxidoreductase; this translates as MATKTDSPGEVALATLPADAVRSFDAAFGGDIVRPDDSEYDRARAVWNGMIDRYPALVARCSGTADVVASVRFAREHDLELAVRGGGHNVAGTAVCDGGIVADLSEMNGVYVDRAARTVRAEGGATLGDVDRETQLFGLATALGAVSETGIAGLTLNGGYGHLTRQYGLSVDNLRSVEIVTADGRVHTASADENADLFWVVRGGGGNFGIVTSFEYDLHDVGPEVYAFFVWFDEGDIEAVTERYLEWTATAPEDAGVLVFTAHVPDIEEFPADARGAAAVAMLGSYRGDLEDAEEVFDPLRTSATPIADFSGPTEYVDLQSMLDEDYPDGLRYYWKSIFLTDVTDEVVDIMDRYLESAPSDLSTVDLWHLGGAVEDVPQAATAFWHRDKPYMLTFEANWDEPEDDDANVAWGRNGIAEARELSVGTGNYGNFPGLNENPAKSLYGDNYERLVDLKTKYDPENVFRTNSNLVPRPEDSR